A window of Haliscomenobacter hydrossis DSM 1100 contains these coding sequences:
- a CDS encoding c-type cytochrome domain-containing protein has product MKNRFATILENLRLFLSILLVFLLVFEKYIHLPAILAVLGRMHPLILHFPITLAAVGGLGLLIPAKYELANWARRMEFWSITASITALTALFGLFLSREGGYDEATLNWHKYSAAALTLGAGYLAWRFGRKFSSRWDLALGMGTLILTLICGHQGGVLTHGSNFLLEPIRPSVAATPVVVDVQQAEMFRDAVRPILEKKCFACHNPNKTKGELLMTTLEGIKKGGENGAIFTPFRPDSSQMIQMALLPEADDRHMPPQGKPQLTPDELKVLHFWIKKGADFGAKVSAFLPNDTLDAWVKSIPTAAAALPKISAASPKTIEGLKSNFCNIRPIAQGSPYLEVVVFNHQDYQAEVFKKLQKISKNIYRLEASGAPVTDKELKNITGLANLRELGLGKTKITGKNLAQLRELKHLQILKLHGNQLKVKDIEPLLGLSSLHSLYLWGNPMQEKDLQKLRKKAGKMQLDIGTPPDTAVLQLNKPVAEKPLAYFQNSTQLVLTHPMRGVKIVYTTDGRNPDGKAGIGKMYTQPIVVKTDQKIKYHAELDGWHASVLDSLEFKKARFVPDKFSLKIPANPKFLGGGDSVIFNLTKGAPNHTVNDGWLGFERAEHLDVECFFKNPAEVKKVSIGTLLVDNAYIVPPASLEVWAGNTPGQWEKIGTQSFPVPDGPQYGNRFYHCEVKPGKYAYLKIVARPIPKLPTWHRGKGEPGWLFVDEVLIN; this is encoded by the coding sequence ATGAAAAATCGTTTTGCCACCATACTCGAAAACCTGCGTTTATTCCTGAGTATTCTACTCGTATTTTTGCTGGTTTTTGAAAAATACATACACCTGCCCGCTATTTTGGCGGTGTTGGGACGCATGCACCCGCTGATCTTGCATTTCCCCATTACCCTGGCCGCAGTGGGCGGATTGGGCTTGTTGATTCCAGCCAAATATGAATTGGCCAACTGGGCGCGACGGATGGAGTTCTGGTCCATCACGGCCTCCATCACTGCATTGACGGCCTTGTTTGGTCTGTTCCTCTCCAGGGAAGGTGGGTACGATGAAGCTACACTGAATTGGCACAAATACTCTGCCGCTGCATTGACCCTGGGCGCTGGTTATCTGGCCTGGCGCTTTGGTCGGAAGTTTTCATCGCGTTGGGATTTGGCATTGGGGATGGGAACACTGATTTTGACCCTCATTTGTGGGCATCAGGGGGGGGTACTTACCCACGGCAGCAATTTTCTGCTCGAACCCATTCGCCCCAGCGTGGCCGCCACCCCTGTCGTGGTGGATGTGCAGCAAGCCGAAATGTTTCGGGATGCCGTGCGGCCAATCCTCGAAAAGAAGTGTTTTGCTTGCCACAATCCCAACAAAACCAAAGGTGAGTTGCTCATGACCACTTTGGAAGGCATCAAAAAAGGAGGGGAAAATGGAGCGATTTTTACCCCTTTCCGTCCTGATTCGAGTCAGATGATCCAAATGGCCCTGTTGCCGGAAGCCGACGATCGACATATGCCTCCGCAAGGCAAGCCACAATTGACTCCTGATGAGCTCAAAGTGTTGCATTTTTGGATCAAAAAAGGGGCCGATTTCGGCGCAAAAGTGAGTGCATTTTTGCCCAACGACACCTTGGATGCCTGGGTAAAATCGATTCCCACCGCAGCAGCGGCGCTGCCCAAAATTTCCGCCGCTTCACCGAAAACAATCGAGGGGTTGAAAAGCAATTTTTGCAACATCCGCCCGATTGCGCAGGGCAGTCCTTATTTGGAAGTTGTCGTATTCAATCACCAGGATTACCAGGCGGAGGTGTTTAAAAAATTGCAAAAAATCAGCAAAAACATCTATCGCCTGGAGGCTTCTGGCGCACCTGTGACGGATAAGGAGTTGAAAAACATTACTGGTCTCGCCAATCTGCGGGAACTGGGGTTGGGCAAAACCAAAATCACGGGTAAAAACCTGGCTCAATTGCGCGAGCTTAAACACCTCCAAATCCTCAAACTGCACGGCAACCAACTCAAAGTCAAGGACATTGAGCCGCTGCTGGGTTTATCCAGTTTACATTCCCTGTACCTCTGGGGCAACCCCATGCAAGAAAAAGATTTGCAAAAGCTGCGCAAAAAAGCGGGCAAGATGCAATTGGACATCGGTACACCACCCGATACCGCCGTATTGCAACTCAACAAACCCGTGGCGGAAAAACCCCTGGCTTATTTTCAAAACAGCACACAACTCGTGTTGACTCATCCCATGCGAGGCGTGAAAATAGTTTACACCACCGATGGCCGAAATCCAGACGGAAAAGCGGGCATTGGGAAGATGTATACCCAACCCATTGTGGTGAAAACGGATCAAAAAATCAAATACCACGCCGAGTTGGACGGATGGCATGCCAGTGTACTGGATTCTCTGGAGTTCAAAAAAGCCCGCTTTGTTCCTGATAAATTTAGCCTCAAAATACCCGCCAATCCAAAGTTTTTAGGCGGTGGCGACTCCGTGATTTTCAACCTGACCAAAGGTGCCCCCAACCACACCGTCAACGATGGCTGGTTAGGTTTTGAACGAGCTGAACATTTGGATGTAGAGTGTTTTTTCAAAAACCCGGCAGAGGTAAAAAAAGTGAGTATCGGCACCCTGTTGGTAGACAACGCTTACATCGTCCCTCCGGCCAGTTTAGAGGTTTGGGCGGGTAACACCCCTGGTCAATGGGAAAAAATTGGCACCCAAAGTTTCCCGGTTCCCGATGGACCCCAATACGGCAATCGATTTTACCACTGCGAAGTAAAACCGGGCAAATATGCTTACCTGAAAATTGTGGCCAGACCCATTCCAAAACTCCCCACCTGGCACCGCGGCAAAGGGGAACCCGGCTGGTTGTTTGTGGATGAAGTGTTGATCAATTGA
- the msrB gene encoding peptide-methionine (R)-S-oxide reductase MsrB — protein MIRLSFLFFIISISVASCQNKPAAPKADAKLVSMHNHNPYYSRTDTTHLNVSDAEWKKVLSEDVYMIARKKGTERAFTGKYWDFEGLGTYYCAACGNALFRSDSKFASSCGWPSFYEALRPNSVKYENDTSYGMIRTEVLCGRCDGHLGHIFDDGPEPTGKRFCMNSIVLDFEPDSGKKSK, from the coding sequence ATGATCCGATTGAGTTTTTTGTTTTTCATCATTAGCATCAGTGTAGCCAGTTGCCAAAACAAACCTGCTGCGCCCAAAGCTGATGCAAAACTTGTAAGCATGCACAACCACAATCCCTATTACTCACGCACCGATACCACCCATTTGAACGTATCCGATGCTGAGTGGAAAAAAGTATTGTCTGAAGACGTATACATGATCGCCCGGAAAAAAGGTACCGAGCGTGCCTTTACAGGCAAATATTGGGATTTTGAAGGGCTTGGCACTTATTATTGTGCAGCTTGTGGCAATGCCTTGTTTCGTTCAGATTCAAAATTTGCCAGTTCCTGCGGCTGGCCAAGCTTTTACGAAGCATTGCGCCCCAATAGTGTCAAGTATGAAAATGATACTTCTTACGGCATGATCCGCACCGAAGTACTTTGTGGGCGTTGCGATGGCCACCTTGGGCACATTTTCGACGATGGCCCCGAGCCTACCGGAAAAAGATTTTGTATGAACTCGATTGTTCTGGATTTTGAACCCGATTCGGGAAAAAAATCCAAGTAA
- a CDS encoding BamA/TamA family outer membrane protein, protein MKKCLLQLVLLLSLIHTVQAQEKVDSNKVKVFALPLFFYSPDTRFGIGAGGITTFRTPVSTQPSSVTFSFAYTQRKQILAWFPYQVYFGRGKYLSYGELGWYKYVYQFFGIGNEYDNEYLEKYTAQYPRLRATFLRNLNHGNAVGIRLAMDNFKITQYDSSGLLLKKNITGWQGGRSFGAGLVWWKDSRDNRFYPGRGSFIESSWYFENKFTGSDFEFSRLNLELAKFFTLGKKTILALEGTAVVTMGNAPFFNMAQLGGTRRLRGYFEGKFRDKHLLLAQAELRQEGFGRFGGVAFAGMGTVFGSAGESLEWRPNGGIGLRYQLDKKQKLNIRADYGFGVKSQGFYLTFGEAF, encoded by the coding sequence ATGAAAAAATGTTTGTTGCAGTTGGTGCTGCTACTCTCGCTGATCCATACTGTGCAAGCCCAGGAAAAAGTGGACAGCAACAAGGTCAAAGTATTTGCGCTACCCCTCTTTTTTTATTCTCCGGATACCCGTTTTGGCATCGGAGCAGGGGGGATAACCACCTTTCGCACGCCAGTTTCCACGCAGCCATCCAGTGTTACGTTTAGTTTCGCATACACCCAACGCAAGCAAATTCTGGCCTGGTTCCCTTATCAGGTTTATTTTGGCCGGGGGAAATACCTGAGCTATGGCGAATTGGGGTGGTACAAATACGTGTACCAGTTTTTCGGCATCGGCAATGAGTACGACAATGAGTACCTGGAAAAATACACGGCTCAATATCCACGCCTTCGGGCCACTTTTTTGCGCAACTTGAATCATGGAAATGCAGTAGGCATTCGCCTGGCCATGGACAATTTTAAAATCACTCAATACGATTCTTCGGGCCTTTTGCTCAAAAAAAACATTACCGGTTGGCAAGGTGGTCGTTCTTTTGGCGCGGGATTGGTGTGGTGGAAAGATTCCCGCGACAACCGTTTTTATCCCGGAAGAGGCTCGTTTATTGAAAGCTCCTGGTACTTCGAAAACAAGTTCACTGGCTCTGATTTCGAATTTTCCCGCCTCAATCTAGAATTGGCCAAATTTTTTACGCTAGGTAAAAAAACGATCCTGGCACTGGAAGGCACGGCGGTAGTCACCATGGGTAATGCCCCCTTTTTCAATATGGCCCAATTGGGTGGAACCCGGCGTTTACGAGGATATTTTGAAGGAAAATTCCGGGATAAACATTTACTTCTGGCTCAGGCGGAACTACGGCAGGAAGGTTTTGGTCGTTTTGGTGGCGTGGCATTTGCAGGCATGGGAACCGTATTTGGCAGCGCTGGCGAATCGCTCGAATGGCGTCCTAACGGAGGCATCGG